The proteins below are encoded in one region of Rhododendron vialii isolate Sample 1 chromosome 7a, ASM3025357v1:
- the LOC131334545 gene encoding uncharacterized protein LOC131334545 — protein MEFCPSCGILLQYELPNMSCPARFFCPTCPYVCHIESKVKIKRRQHLVEKEVEPIFSKDDMKNGPTTEATCPNCSFGKAVFQQLQIRSADEPMSTFYWCLNEKCGQQWRED, from the exons ATGGAGTTTTGCCCAAGTTGTGGGATCTTGTTGCAATATGAGTTACCCAATATGAGCTGCCCAGCCAGATTCTTCTGCCCAACTTGTCCCTATGTATGTCATATAGAGAGCAAG GTTAAGATAAAGAGAAGGCAACATTTGGTTGAGAAAGAGGTTGAACCCATCTTCTCCAAAGACGACATGAAGAATGGGCCCACAACCGAAG CAACATGTCCAAATTGCAGTTTTGGGAAGGCTGTTTTCCAGCAACTTCAGATCAGGTCAGCTGATGAGCCTATGTCGACATTTTATTGGTGCTTGAATGAGAAATGCGGACAGCAGTGGCGTGAAGACTAA
- the LOC131334544 gene encoding serine/threonine-protein kinase WNK8-like, with product MITELFTSGSLRQYRNKHKSVDMKAIKNWARQILRGLDYLHSQNPPIIHRDLKCDNIFVNGNHGEIKIGDLGLAIVMQQPTAKSVIGTPEFMAPELYEEEYNELVDIYSFGMCMLEMVTCDYPYIECKNPAQIYKKVTSGIKPASLGKVTDPKVKNFIEKCLVPASQRLPAKELLKDPFLQSETLKEPILDPLQLPNKLPQSSSVLNSGPHSMDIDLEYNHSVCTDSNTGSPHGPVVELQRIHQDNEFRLTGTKNDDKTISLTLRIADSNGQVRNIHFQFYLYTDTAFSIAREMVEHLELAYHNVAFIAEFIDYLIMRIVPNWKPSSVYNLSGVRNPHPGSSGVSNDQTLTNRSDSICPIELPVKQEGHVEANEGSLHNNSACSSSFELNSSPSLANLGDNESQASFTSEMIEEVSTENYKTCGFVDYGIGKSSIGFSGYDSEIDFRDLYFDEFKLQGNDSGGEFTLTNGLAKSSELTSIDLSGTSKVMSLTSCCSSLSLMEKEQGVELKLELDAIDAQYRQWFQQLSRLREEALEATRKRWMTKKKVAVH from the exons ATGATCACTGAACTCTTCACATCTGGGAGTTTGAGACA ATATCGTAACAAGCATAAAAGTGTTGACATGAAGGCTATAAAGAATTGGGCTCGACAAATTCTCCGAGGCTTGGACTATCTTCATAGTCAGAACCCTCCGATTATCCATAGGGACTTAAAATGTGATAATATCTTTGTTAATGGAAACCATGGAGAAATAAAAATCGGAGACCTTGGATTGGCAATTGTTATGCAGCAGCCGACAGCTAAGAGTGTCATTG GAACTCCTGAATTTATGGCTCCAGAGTTATATGAGGAGGAATACAATGAACTGGTGGACATATATTCTTTTGGAATGTGCATGTTAGAAATGGTTACGTGTGATTATCCATATATTGAATGCAAGAATCCAGCTCAAATATATAAGAAGGTTACCTCA GGAATTAAACCTGCTTCTCTTGGCAAGGTGACTGATCCTAAAGTTAAAAATTTCATTGAGAAATGTTTGGTCCCAGCATCTCAAAGGTTGCCTGCAAAGGAGCTGCTTAAAGATCCATTTCTCCAGTCTGAGACTTTAAAGGAGCCTATTCTTGATCCTTTACAGCTACCCAACAAACTTCCCCAATCATCAAGTGTATTGAATTCTGGGCCCCATTCCATGGATATCGATCTTGAATATAACCACTCTGTATGCACAGACTCCAATACTGGGAGCCCACACGGTCCAGTTGTAGAATTACAGAGGATACATCAAGACAACGAATTTAGGTTAACTGGAACAAAAAATGATGACAAAACAATCTCATTGACCTTGCGAATTGCTGACTCAAATG GCCAAGTAAGAAATATACACTTTCAATTCTACCTTTATACAGACACTGCATTCTCAATCGCTAGGGAGATGGTTGAGCACCTAGAGTTAGCATATCATAATGTGGCATTCATTGCTGAGTTCATTGACTACTTAATAATGAGAATTGTACCTAATTGGAAACCTTCATCAGTTTACAATTTGAGTGGAGTGAGAAATCCGCATCCAGGATCTTCAGGAGTTTCCAATGACCAAACCCTTACAAACCGTAGTGATTCAATTTGTCCCATCGAGTTACCAGTTAAGCAAGAAGGCCATGTTGAAGCCAATGAAGGTAGCTTGCATAACAATTCGGCTTGTTCTAGTTCTTTTGAACTAAATAGTTCTCCGAGTTTGGCAAATTTGGGAGATAATGAATCACAAGCATCATTTACTTCTGAGATGATTGAAGAGGTTTCTACAGAGAATTACAAAACGTGTGGATTTGTTGATTATGGGATTGGTAAAAGCTCTATAGGCTTCAGTGGGTATGATTCAGAGATAGATTTCAGGGATTTGTATTTTGACGAGTTTAAATTGCAAGGAAATGATAGTGGTGGAGAATTTACGCTAACGAATGGATTGGCAAAGAGCTCAGAACTAACTTCTATTGACTTGAGTGGAACTTCTAAGGTTATGAGCTTGACAAGCTGCTGTTCATCTTTATCCTTGATGGAGAAAGAACAGGGCGTTGAGCTGAAGTTGGAGCTTGATGCAATTGACGCTCAGTATCGACAATGGTTTCAACAACTCTCAAGGTTAAGGGAGGAAGCACTTGAGGCAACCAGGAAGAGAtggatgacaaaaaaaaaggtggcTGTTCACTAA